The Devosia sp. A16 genome includes a window with the following:
- a CDS encoding bifunctional allantoicase/(S)-ureidoglycine aminohydrolase — MAPTTYAGPIAGLPDQTALHTGRAVFTEAYAVIPRGVMRDIVTSYLPHWKDTRAWVIARPMTGFSETFSQYIVEVFAGGGSDKPEPDAGAEGVLFVVEGQAALTVDGKSHLLKAGGYAFLPPGTRWALHNKSSAPLRFHWIRKRYEAVEGIDAPAAFVANEQDEPIIWMPGTDSRWGTTRFVDPTDVRHDMHVNIVTLEPGAVIPFEETHVMEHGLYVLEGKAVYRLNRDWVEVEAGDFMWLRAFCPQSCYAGPNRFRYLLYKDVNRHAKLGL; from the coding sequence ATGGCCCCCACCACCTATGCCGGCCCGATCGCCGGCCTGCCTGACCAGACCGCCCTCCACACCGGCCGCGCCGTGTTCACCGAAGCCTATGCCGTGATCCCGCGCGGGGTGATGAGGGACATCGTTACGAGCTATCTGCCGCACTGGAAGGACACCCGGGCCTGGGTGATCGCCCGTCCGATGACCGGTTTTTCCGAGACCTTCTCGCAGTACATCGTCGAGGTGTTTGCCGGCGGGGGTAGCGACAAGCCGGAACCCGATGCCGGTGCCGAAGGGGTGCTGTTTGTCGTCGAGGGCCAGGCGGCGCTCACGGTCGACGGCAAGTCTCACCTGCTGAAGGCCGGCGGCTATGCCTTTCTGCCGCCTGGCACGCGCTGGGCACTGCACAACAAATCCAGCGCACCCTTGCGCTTTCACTGGATACGCAAACGCTACGAGGCTGTCGAAGGTATCGACGCTCCGGCGGCGTTCGTTGCCAACGAGCAAGACGAACCGATCATCTGGATGCCGGGCACCGACAGCCGCTGGGGCACCACCCGTTTCGTCGACCCCACCGATGTCCGCCACGACATGCACGTCAACATCGTGACGCTCGAGCCCGGCGCGGTGATCCCGTTCGAGGAGACGCACGTCATGGAGCACGGCCTCTACGTGTTAGAGGGCAAGGCCGTGTACCGGCTCAACCGCGACTGGGTCGAAGTGGAAGCCGGCGATTTCATGTGGCTCAGGGCGTTCTGCCCGCAATCCTGCTATGCCGGCCCGAACCGCTTCCGCTACCTGCTCTACAAGGATGTCAACCGGCACGCCAAGCTCGGGCTATGA